In Zingiber officinale cultivar Zhangliang chromosome 1A, Zo_v1.1, whole genome shotgun sequence, the DNA window TAATATAATTTTCTATTACAATGcatgaaaaaaaacaaagataaatAGAACATACTTACTTGCTAGCAATTGCTCCAAGTTGACTTCCAGTTAACAATTGCTCAGACTTCtctttagaaatattttcagatTCTCTCTGGAGTCCTTTTCAACAGTTCGTTCAACTCTAACCTACAAATATGATAAACAACTTGTGAAATGAATCCAACCAGATGAAGTGTCtcctttttaataaaaatgtttttttcctgcaaaacatcatattttcaaactgCATATAGATAATACTTGAATTTATAGTTGACTAAGGAAGTATGTTTATGTTCTAATTTTGTAGTAACTAAATGTCAAGTTCAAAAAGCAAGAATCACATCGGGAAAAGTAATGGCTAAAAAATTCCCTTCTCTAATATATAGGAGTTTACCTTATGTAATTACAATTTAGAGTCACGTGATCCTAATATGATTTTATATTAGGTTCACGTTAAgcttgatatgatttcatatcaggtccacattgGACTTGATAttaaatcatatcaggcccaacgtgggcttgatataaATTAGTTTATGTTTTAGCTGGTTTTTCTGATAACATTTCAACACATTTGGTCAAAACCCATTAATGGACCTAAAAATCTCATATTGGATCCATTTCAAGTCCTATAAATTTTTGATGTTGTAAGGAGTCCAACGGTGTTATCCATTGCATATTTTGACGTCTAGAAAGATATTGAAATGTTATTGGAAAAATTAGCAAAAACAtaaacgtgggcatgatatgattccatattaggCTCATGAAGTTATGattaaactgatttttttttaccaaCATTTCAACACCTTTAGAGAAGTCAAAATATGCAATCGATGATACTATTGAACTCCTTGGAGCATCAAAGATTCACAAGACCTGAAATGAATCTAATCTAAGGTTTTTAGGTCCATCAATAGACTTTGACCAAAATCTACTAATAGAATTAGAAACCTCATATTATATCCATTTCGGGTCCTGTAAATTTCTGAAGCTGTAAGGAGTTCAACGGTACCATCTATTATATATTTTAACTTTTTTAgaggtattaaaatgttatcaaaataAATACGCTAAATTATAACCCTATTATACTTGCATGTGTGCATCCTAAAGAGAGATGAAAGAGAAGCGATGAGAGGAAGGAAAAGAGTGGTTGTGTGGATTCAAGagcggaaagaaagaaaaaacttACATGcatgaaagaaaaggaaaaaaataacgaAAGGATAGAATGAAAAGAGTAAAAAAATTAACATCCTGTTTGGAAACAACTTAAGTGAAGGAATTGAATTACATTCTGTTAGGAATTGAATTCTGgcaggaattgaattcaattcctatGTTTGGAATGGATTAGTGAATaatagaattgaattgaattccttaatttggaatctatttgaattgaattccattcttatacatttaccattttatcctcataactaatcatttaataatcaagttaagtattagAGAATAGGAAGAAGGGATCACACAGTTAAAACAGCAGTATGAAGAAGGTGGCGCACGAGAGAAACGGTGCAAGGAGAAGTTTTTGACACAAGGAGAAACGGCGCACGGGAGAAAGACAAGAGAAAACAAGAGAGTCGGCAGATGGAAAAAAGGGTTTTAAGTTAAAAGGGCAATTAAGTAATTTTAGTTGTTCATGATAAATCCCTATCTAAATCTGATCATTTGAGGTCTGATTTACTATTCACGTTTTGaatggaattggaattgaattccatatcaaatTCATCTTAAAAATTCATTCAAAACTATGGAATTGAATTTCAATTACTATAGAAATTCAATTCCATAGGATTCCAAACTAGGTGTAAATACTTTTGGGTCAGTTAATAAATCTGAGTAcgtctttaaaaaattatcataattcTTTTATATGCTTTTCTATATATTTTATCATTGCATTGTACGATAGAATCCTATTTATATCTTACTCAAATATTAGATATTATATATTCTATCGTACTCGCCTCTATATTTGAATCGGAAAATCTCAATACTTAATTATCAGATTATGTAATCCGTCTAACTTTTTTTCCCATATTCTCTCCGTTGGAATTGGATTGAATACTTTAGAGCTGAGAGAGAAGATTcctgaattattaaaaaatatataattattaaagAAGTCCGGAAACGTggatcataaaaaaatttaaaaaaaaaagggacaGAGCATTATGAGTAGATAATCATAAACGTGGAAAATTCAAGAAGATCGTTGATTCAACTAAAATTATTATATCCTACTTTATTTAATCAATTACCTACCATGTGACGTCGATCCCATTCATATATCATATTACATGTTCCATGcattttgttaatttttaaaattttttaaattgattaattctGACTTATTAATTCGGCCCATAAAAATTTTTAATGATGACCCTATAATACACTGTAATTGGAAttgaaactttatttttttttattatctatcACCATTGCCATGTACGGAATCATATGCTTTTGAAAGACTTCATAAAGGTCCTCTTCTCCCATCCATGAATCTCTCTATCTTCACctactaaataattaatttatgaccccattaattaattaatggtcGACTAGAATAAGTGATGCCTAATATTTTATTATGAgccaatataaaaaaaaattaaatatttaatttaatgtatattaaaaattattataaattatatttattttaaatattaatcatAGTCAAATGACTAGAGAAGCGAGGAGGAGGATAAAAAAACTTTCGGAAGGTATAATTCTTAGaggaattaatttttttattttattataataaaataagtcTAACGGAGGAGGTAAATAATAGATGGTTATGATATAAAAGAAGGCATGCTCAAATACACTAAATTTTGATCTTAATATTTTATCATATCCCATGTGATTTTGTCCGAAAATGTGAGGGTGGAAAATTAAGGATGTAGCTGCTATGCTCACTGGCTATACAATGTACTCCGCTCTACAAAATAagtaacgtcagtgccgagccaggtaAGGGGTCCTCGACGTTCGCCCTCTGACGCTTGAATCACTCCGACACTCGAATCAGTAAGTGTAGAAGAAAACAGAGCAACAGTAATGCAAGCGCAAACAGTAATCATGCACACCTCCGCCAGAGATGAACACTCTTTTATATAGAACTCTGGTGGGCGATGTGCACGCTCCTCGAGACATGGCGACGTTCTCCAATATGTCCTATGAAGAGACCTATCAGTAAAGTACTTCTGATACTATATCTTAACAGGGCATGTATATCCCttacaagacagtagaagcttccatcgtacgatccaTCTATCGCTCATGCCTCGTGTCAGTGGCACTATCTCCGAGAAGGATATCAAGAGATACGACAATGATCCTGCTGCTTGATCGAGCATAGTAGCTGTTTGGTCGAGACTCCTCCATTCCATTAATGGTCAGGTCTCGCTGCTTGGCCGAGTGGTATAGTCGCTCGATCAGAACTCTTCCGCTCTGTCAGCTTCAAAGAGATGACAAGAGTCTCGCTGTTTGGCCAAGCTGAGTAGCCGCTTGATAGGGATCCCTCTGCTCTGTCGATCTCAGTTGCTCTTCCCTGCGATGACTGTGCAGTAGCATGTCCTCCCTGTTCAGACAAGTTCTCCAGTGTTTTTAGTGGCCTGCTGCTCTACACTGAGCATCAGCTGTCTTACCGTATTATCCGAGCTAGACGGTTGGTCCACCCGACCACTTATTGCCCGACCAGCCTCTGTAACCGGCCTCCACTCAACCACCGTAGGCGAACCTTTTGACACGTTAACGTTGAtcatcttaactttgacctccatctgTGTTGAGTGGACTTCCTCTATCGCTGCATCACCATATCTTAACCACATCCGCACGAGGAGAACACCAATGAATTGACTCATGCCCTAATTCAACGTGAATTCATTGAGTGATTTCTATCTTTTGTCGATCCATTGCTAtccaaaatatataaataataataataataataaataaataaataaatagaaaagcaTTAGGCATTTGCTATCCCTTGCACACTCCTTCCATTGAACCCTCTTTCTTCTTGCCTTTTCTTGCCTTCCTATCCCTTGCCTATGTTTTTCCTGTTGAATCCTCCCCCCATTACCTCTTTCTGAGGCAGGAGCTCTTGGATCAGTTTTTGTGATCCAGGGGATATGTCACTCGTATTTACGGTCGGATCACAGTCACGATCCGGTCGTAAATGATTACGATCCCTTCCTAGGTTCATCATCCCTAACAGGTTATAGTTTTTATTCGGAGCGGGCTGCCGGAGGCCGTCCGGAGAACACCCTCGTTCGGCGCCAAGTAACCTTGCTACTTATCCACCACCGTAAACCTTCGAGCGAATTCTGACcgtccgctccgaacaaaaattataatttgaTGGGGACGATGAACCCAAAAGGAATCACAATACGAATGTCACATCTTTTGTATCATAAAAAAATGGTCCAAAAAAATGTGTGCTCCTTTTTTTTCTGCCTTCCTATCCCTTGCCAACATGTTCCTCTATATATACTGCCACAGGGCATTCGCTATTAGCCCAACTTGGTTTAAGGATTTGAAGAAGAGCTCGTTTGCCTACTCTAATTTCATGGAAGAAGCGCAAGGTGCGGCTGAATCATGTTTCTTTTATTCGGGCTGCCGTAGCCCTGTGCTCGGATGTTGGGTTCGTTTGAGATTTAAATCCTTGATCTTTGTTCGCTTTTCACGATCGGTTACGAATCGCAAGTGGCCTCATTGGAGATCCCGCTGTGGTATCTTCCCGGAAAGTCGCCGCCTTTACGCGGAAAGGATCGATTTTTACGCCTCGTTATTGTACGCCTGCATCGGCTGTCAAGGCCATCGGTTGATACTGAATTTTGTCGACAGTTCTGATTCTGATCGAAATTCTTCCCATCTTACCGTTCCTAGCAATTGGTCTTAGAATTCATCGTTTTAGCCTCCGCTTTCGTCTTCTTTTTCTTAAAAATCAGCCCggtaaatgagattttttttattattattatctggtATCTGTCAAAGATTTAGGCCCCTTTTTTGTAATTGGTAGGTTCTATTTCaggatatgtatttttttttacttcaattTCCGCTGGTTTTTAAATCCGGTGCTTATTCTAATTTCTGCTCTGAGATTTGAGCTTTCAGCGACATAAGATATTCTGTGAATTGTTTCCTATACCCCACGGTGTGTTTAGGTCACCCAGATTTCAACTTCTCTGGTTTTCATGTCCATTATAATCTAAAATATAGTGGTTTTCAATTTCCAAGTTTTATTTCGTTTACCATATGTTGGATTTTTGACTATGTATATACTTAGGCATCAATTACTTAATTCATTAGGGGTGAAATtgaacttctttttttttctttctgtggTGTATGGTGAGACTGCATCTTTTTTCACTGTCTACCACTTCCACCCTAGATCTTATGTATAATTAGTTAAGTACTTATCATACTGGCACTGGTTGTTGTTTACTATGCTCATTTGCATTGTGGTTTCAGTGGTGGAGTCAAAGGACGGGACCATCTCTGTGGCTTCTGCATTTTCAGGTCATCATGAAGGTAATTGAGTAACATCATCTTTCTATAGTAAAATGGAGGACTATTAGTgctctcctttttttttgttgtagtttttcttttgaaataaaatacattgtATAGTTTTGACTGACCAAAAGGAATTATGGAGAAATTGAAGAGATGCGTTTAGATTGGATTGTAAGAGGAATTATGGAGAGTTATGATAGgaaagaaataatagaagttgagGGAGAATGGATCTCTACCGTTGTGCATACTCTGATGAAATTGAGTGGAAAAAAACGAACCTAATTCCTCTTCTTTCCTCTCTGTTTAAGAAGATACTATAAGCGAGGGAATGCTATTATTttgctttcttttcttttcctcctttcctttcctttcttctatgCACGAGTAAACACAACATACTAGAGGAgactttaatattaattaattaaaggatAGCAGGTTAGATGGAAATGAACTTAGATGATAAATAAGGAACCCAATCCCTCTTCTTTCCTCTCTGTTTAAGAAGATACTGTAAGTGAGGGATTGggatttgttttcctttattttcttttccttttctttttctcctttcctttcttttcctttcctttcttctatgCACAAGTAAACACAACACACAACAGGAGACTTTAATGTTAATTAATGAAATGATAGCAGGTTAAATGGAAATGAAATTAGATGATAAATAGTTGATGGGAGAATTTGggattaaatataataaattttactgAGTTTTTCCCTATTTTTGACAAAATGCAAAGGGAATTATGGAGAAACTGATGAGATGTATTTAAATTGGATTAAAAGAGAAATAATGGTGGAGTATGATAAGGAAGAATTAATGAGTGTTGTGAGAGGATTGATCTCTATGAGAGGAGAATGTGATGTTAGTTAATCAACTAAAGATGGATGGATGGATTGGAAATAAACCTAGAGGATAAAATAGGTAAGTGAGTGAATTGCGGAGGGTGCACACAATGGTGTGAGCATGGTGAAGGTGGTGTGATGAGAGGAGGTAGAAGGGGGAGGAGATGTTGTAGAGGAGGGCCTAGTGGCCCATGAGGGTGGGGCAAAAGAAGATTCAAATGTTCACATTCACAGTCGTTGAGATCAGGATCGTTCAACCATTACTACCATACGATGAGGAAGAATATGATACGACAAGGGGAGGTGAAGGTGGGAGGATGAGGATCATTGCAGCAAGGGCTTTGAGATCCATGAAGGTGGGATAGGACAAGATGTCAATGTCGGTAGGAGTTGAGATTGAGGGGTATTCAACCAATGTCACTTTGTGACAAGAAAAAAGTATCATGTTTGATCCACTGTTTAAGGCTTGTTATTTTTATGGTCAAAagtaattttacttttaatggccaaatttaaaatatttaatgctTTTTTGTTCTTACATTGTTTTTAAAGGAGGTTGATTAAAGCACAAATGTTGGAttggtagttttttttttttttttttgaaaaaaaaacactcTCAGATTAAAAAATGCTTTATTCagcacaaaaaaaaaagataaacatGGAGGTCATGGTGACAATAAAGAGATGAGAGCACAAGAAAGTTTGTAGAAAAGGAGAATGGAAGAAGGATAAAAGTATCACCTAGTTAAAAAGTTTGCATTTATATTTGTGTAAGTGGTCATaggtgaaaaaaaaaatgattgttTTTATCAAACTTGCTCATAAATGATCATATGGAAGGATTTACAATGATCATATAAATACTTTCTAGATAAATTAGTatgttatttttaaatataattagattttgatttaacattttcaataattttatatTAGTTTAGATTTTATAATTTACTGCACATCACACATgtttatattattttgtatttcttcttTAGGCCATATGATACATAATATACAAGGAAAGATCTTAGTTAGTAGCGTGTTATTTTTTCACTTTCTTTCCGTTACTTTTTTTATGAATCTTTTCTTCTCACCGCATTCTTTTTTTGTGTATTATGGTGTTGTTTCAAGCAGTTGTCCAAGATAGAGatcataaatttttatcaaaagctGTTGAAGAGGCATATCATGGAGTTGAATGTGGTGATGGAGGGCCTTTTGGTGCAGTTGTTGTTTGTAATGATGAGGTAGTAGTAGGTTGTCATAACATGGTGCTGAAGCACACAGATCCTACCGCTCATGCTGAGGTCACTGCAATAAGAGAGGTAAGAATATTAGATGGTTTAAACTGTATACTAATTCTTCAAACTATTTTTGCATACTTGGCAAAGCTGAGTCACATATTCAGGTCTATGCTATCCAATTCTTTGCTTATATTTCATATGAGAAGCTAATAGCTCACTAGGATTTCTAAATAGTACAACAAAAATGTCAACATTATCAAACATCCACAAACAGTGAGCAATTCCTAGTATTTTGATATCATCAATTTGGTTATGTTGACACGCTACTATGTATGATTCTCTCAGCTGGTAAGTTAGACTTTGAATTGTTTGGTTGGCAGATATTACTCACTGTGTTTTAAATGACATGCAATCTACATGTTTCTAGTGATGAAAAACAATAGGTCTTTCTTAGGCTAATACAAATAGGTTAGAACTTGGTTTTTCATTAAAGGCTAATGGACCTTGCTAGATGTCAACGATTGAGTTTTTGGAAGCTATTGATAGTCAGCGGATCAACCTTTTTCCTTGAATGACATCTTTTAACAAAAGAAATACATAGCTAATTATGTAAGGCATACTTAAATGATTTCCTTCCATCTCACCATTCAGGCAGGTTACATAGCTGATCAACTTTTGGCAGTCTTATATAGTTCCTCTGAGATAGTAAACATTGGAGTATCTCAAATGGTACACAAATTgtataaacaaaataaaacaccaatttaatttctttattttaatttgaagTAACCTCCTaatagtattatttttatttcatcaTTTATTCATTATCATTTCATTCTATTTGTCAGATGCTCTTTATCTAAACATATGTTGCCATAGGCATGATACCTATATGGTCTCTTAATTTTCACTATAACTAATTTTCTTGAACAAATCCTACTACTACTGGTGTTGCAACCCAATCTTAGGAGGGTGGGGAGTCTATTGCAAAGGCAACAAGCTCGGATGAGGCATGCTCCTGGCAATCTTATAGGATACTAGGGGGAATGAACCAACACACATACTAAGTAGAAAATGtatactacaacaacaacaaccaagcattaTCCCACTAGATGAGGTCGGCTAGCTCTATctcttactatatcatcatctatacttaaatatatAACTGGAGTAAAATGCCTTGGATAGTTTATGTGCATACTCTTAACAACAAGATGCCTTTTGATGGGATTAGTTGAGTTTCATATAAGAACTCCATAATTAAGCATGCTCAGTATGGAGCAATCCAAAATGAGTGACCTTTTGGGCTTATTGTGACCTTGTCTGGGGAGGACAAAGAGCAATTGTCAAGGCAATGAGCTCAGACAAGGTGTGATTCGTAGTTGTCTTCTAGGTTACTTGGACAATAATGAACTGAAACACAAACTGAAGCTGAGAAAGTGTGATTGAGCCACAGGAGTAAAATGTCTTGAATAACTTAAGTGTGTACTCTCAACAACAAGATGCCTTTTGGTGGAATTAGCTGAGTTCATAAAAGCTCCATAGGTATACATGCTCAGTGTGGAGCACAGTTCCTAGTTATGCCACCTAAACCCACAACGTACAATGTCAAATCATTCTTTCTGATTAAGTACAATTCTCTGGTAATGTAGGAAATGGTGGAGGAATGTTCTCATGTTGGCATGAAAGAATTACTGATTTAGGTTGTTGTCTCTTTGCATGATGGAAAGATGTCTTTTATACCTTGCAACTGTCAAATTTAGTCTTAACTCATGCACTTTTACAAAATACAAATGGCTTTTGCATCACTCAGATATTCAAAATACTGCAACCATCTTTGCTAGGTATAGATACAAACGagtctaaaataaattttataaagaaaTACTCAATAAAAAAAATGGTTCATAGGTGGACACATTGTCTGAATGATATaggcatataaataaatttaataaatgaaCTTGTGAAATTTCTTTTGAGTTATGATCATAGTAAAGTCATTTGTGCACCTTAGTTTTGTTCTATATGGTGAATTATTGGCTAATAAGGCTCGTAAGCATATACGGGTGAGCTACTATTAACTTGAGTTAAAATATTTTGGTCCAGTGGTCGGGTTATACACATCAATGGTTAATTCTCTAGTTTATGTTGGTTAGCCATTGGTACCAAAGCAAAGCTAATCCTGGCATGGCATAGTAAGCTATTGCAAAAGGCTGCCTAAGTGATGAATATGGTGCCACTTGACCTGGACTTCAGCTTTTATGGGATTCCATATCTCGTGTGGGTAAGATTATAAGATATTAGTTTAGTCCCATTTGAAGAAATTGAGGCAAATAAATAAGGCATATAGGCATAGATGAGTGAATTACTTTGAACTTGGGCTATTTTGTGTCAGTCTAGTTAATGGATAGTTCTCTCATCTATGTTCGATTATGGGTTGTGACAAAACCATATTCTTTCAGTGCTGAATGGAAGCTTTCTGGAGTGCTTGCTCACTGTACCCTTCATGTATAAATTAAATCTCAATTGCTAAGTAATTTGAAATAACCTTGGAAATAAGAATTCATCTATTGATTTAATCAACAAGCATCGGTGACTCACCAAAAACTTTCAAGGTAGTTTTTCACATGGTCTGTTATTATTTCAGGCCTGCAAAAAGCTTGGGAAGATTGAACTTTCAGATTGTGAGATCTATGCTTCCTGTGAGCCTTGTCCGATGTGCTTTGGAGCAATTCACCTTTCGCGAATTAAGGTGGTCATTGGTCTTGTATTTTCTTTTGAACTTTTTAATCTTGTAAAAAATTTTGCTCATCTGGTTTCGCTTCAACCAAATGTAGAGGCTGGTCTATGGAGCAAAAGCAGAGGCTGCTATAGCTATAGGATTTGATGATTTCATTGCCGATGCTCTGAGAGGCACCGGATTCTACCAGAAAGCTCATATGGAGATCAAACAAGCTGATGGCAGTGGCGCCGTGATTGCTGAACAAGTATTCGAGAAGACCAAGGAAAAGTTTCAGatgtattaaatatatatgctacATTGTTTTCTGAATCGCCCTGCTGTATGCAAAATAATCAACAAACTTTGTGAATATTGATTGTCTTCTGTTAATCAATTGATATTCAAGTGGATGAGCTTTCATTTATTTCTTTAATGTTTTGGTGATGTTGCACTATTGTAAGCCTCTACTAGCTAAAGATCCACAGCTCTTTTATTGCAAACTAAGATAAGAGTAATGCTGAAACACTTATTCCAAATTTCATCAGTAGAATTTTTGATCTTTCATGCAGAGTGATCCAGTCAGTTAAAATGTTGTTATTAGAGAACATTTGAAGCTTCACCTTTCCAAATTTTGGCCAAATAAACTAAGAAACATGGGGAAAATTTTGCCATTTTTTTACATCACTCCTTCACTCGTATATAATCATAAAATTGAAACAGGCATCGACTTTCACACGGGCAAGAAGACCTCCCTGCACTTTCAACTTTTTTCGATCTTAAAGACATTACCAATCTCAGCTGAAGGCTACACACAAATGTCGGCCCATGAACAAAACAATCTCTTTGTATCAAACTCTGTAAAGAACTGAACATCCTGTTGCAGATTAAGGTTTCGATTGTTTACTGAATTCAAAGAATTTGCACCAGATTGCAATGCTCTAAATGCTCAGTTGTGTAACAAAGTGATGCTTGATAGGGATTTTTGAGTGCTTCGCATGATTCTGGAGAAACCGAGTTAGAAAAGCCTTCAATGTAAGAACAGTTCCATGGAGATTTTGAGTTGACAGAGAGGTCCACATTCGATAAGCAAATGTTGCTAAAGTTAGCCCCTTGAATACCCTGCAAGAAGCCAGCGACATTAATATCTGTCCCTACAATGTCTTCTATGGTGATCATGTCGATAGTTGGAAGAGTGTTTGGATCATAATTGTCATCCGGGTGCTCTCCATATTGTCCCGTTATACCGATGGCCGTCTTAACGCTGCTCATGACGACGTTGGAGATGTGAATGTACTTGACATATCCTCCGCGCCCAGGGGATGTTTTTATTCTGATACCATACAGGGAGTCAAAGAGAGAGATGCCATCTACCTGCACATTTGAAATGCCACCTGACATCTCACTGCCAATAGCAATCCCAGCACCAGAATGAGCTGCGCCAACGATGTGTCGAATGCTGATGTTGGAACTTGGGTGAGCAAAGGCAATGCCATACTCATCCCATCCACTTTTGATGACGATCAGATCATCGCCGGTGTTGATGTAGCAGTCCTCGATGCAGACATTATTAGATGAATCTGAATTATTAAATATAGTAAGTAGCTGAAATTGATTATAATCAGCAATATACTTCAAACTGATACCCAAATCAAACTTTCAAGTCATAGGCTTTTCAGTTTACCTGGATCTATCCCATCAGTGTTTGGTGAATCTGATGGCGCAAGGATTGTGACATTTTGGATGAGAACTTGGCTGTTAATCCAGTAAAAAGTCTCAAGTCTTCCCAACGATGTAAACCTCCACTCGTGCATCGACCGAAAGATGC includes these proteins:
- the LOC122023039 gene encoding probable polygalacturonase isoform X1, which produces MKTSAVLRILLVLATVGQFLWTAMASSYCKEMGSSTYRPHSVTVTEFGAVGDGVTLNTKAFQNAIFYLHSFADKGGAQLFVPAGKWLTGSFSLISHLTLSLDEDAVIIGSKDPADWPIIDPLPSYGRGRELPGARHQSLIHGSNLTDVIITGGNGTVNGQGSVWWDWFRNNTLDYTRPHLIELMYSTGVVISNLTFTDSPFWAIHPVYCSQVLIQNVTILAPSDSPNTDGIDPDSSNNVCIEDCYINTGDDLIVIKSGWDEYGIAFAHPSSNISIRHIVGAAHSGAGIAIGSEMSGGISNVQVDGISLFDSLYGIRIKTSPGRGGYVKYIHISNVVMSSVKTAIGITGQYGEHPDDNYDPNTLPTIDMITIEDIVGTDINVAGFLQGIQGANFSNICLSNVDLSVNSKSPWNCSYIEGFSNSVSPESCEALKNPYQASLCYTTEHLEHCNLVQIL
- the LOC122023055 gene encoding guanosine deaminase isoform X1, which encodes MFLYIYCHRAFAISPTWFKDLKKSSFAYSNFMEEAQVVESKDGTISVASAFSGHHEVVQDRDHKFLSKAVEEAYHGVECGDGGPFGAVVVCNDEVVVGCHNMVLKHTDPTAHAEVTAIREACKKLGKIELSDCEIYASCEPCPMCFGAIHLSRIKRLVYGAKAEAAIAIGFDDFIADALRGTGFYQKAHMEIKQADGSGAVIAEQVFEKTKEKFQMY
- the LOC122023055 gene encoding guanosine deaminase isoform X2; translated protein: MVLKHTDPTAHAEVTAIREACKKLGKIELSDCEIYASCEPCPMCFGAIHLSRIKRLVYGAKAEAAIAIGFDDFIADALRGTGFYQKAHMEIKQADGSGAVIAEQVFEKTKEKFQMY